The following coding sequences lie in one Chelatococcus sp. YT9 genomic window:
- a CDS encoding tripartite tricarboxylate transporter substrate binding protein: MKTTRRGFMHAGLGAAGAGVLGFPRVSLAQTYPVRPTTIIVPFAAGGAGDLSGRVISEFATNKKGDVTAVDFRPGAGATIGTAQVADAKPDGTTLGLYSVSPYGTTPHLQKVPYDPMSSFTYVTAHVFVPIAFYVKADSPFATWDDAVKFAVDNPSKFRWGTAAVRGAAHLATEAAFRKAGAKTTFVPFKGGSEAMTALLGRHIEASVSSDYGPQLDAGEVRLLAFTGSEKVDIYPDIPTFGEMRQPIAVEATYGLVGPAGLPQDAVAYWNNLVVELQRTPDFENYLKVVKGVRLYWNSEEFTERAKEAYTTLGRAIKELGL, encoded by the coding sequence ATGAAAACCACCAGACGCGGATTTATGCATGCTGGGTTGGGGGCGGCCGGTGCAGGTGTTCTGGGCTTTCCCCGGGTGTCACTCGCCCAAACCTATCCCGTTCGTCCGACGACGATCATTGTGCCCTTTGCGGCCGGCGGCGCGGGAGATCTGTCGGGGCGTGTGATCTCGGAGTTCGCCACCAACAAGAAGGGCGATGTGACTGCCGTCGATTTTCGCCCCGGCGCAGGCGCCACGATCGGTACGGCACAGGTCGCGGATGCCAAGCCGGATGGCACAACGCTCGGGCTCTATTCCGTGAGCCCTTACGGGACGACGCCGCATCTCCAGAAGGTGCCCTATGATCCGATGTCCAGCTTCACCTATGTGACCGCACACGTCTTTGTGCCGATCGCTTTCTACGTGAAAGCCGACAGCCCCTTCGCCACCTGGGACGATGCGGTGAAGTTCGCCGTCGACAATCCCTCCAAGTTCCGGTGGGGCACGGCGGCCGTGCGCGGGGCAGCCCATCTCGCCACCGAGGCGGCCTTCCGCAAGGCAGGCGCGAAGACCACTTTCGTTCCCTTCAAAGGTGGCTCGGAGGCCATGACGGCACTGCTGGGCCGGCATATCGAGGCGTCCGTCTCGTCCGACTACGGACCTCAACTCGATGCCGGGGAGGTCAGATTGCTCGCCTTCACCGGTTCGGAGAAGGTCGACATCTATCCAGACATCCCGACCTTCGGCGAAATGCGACAGCCGATCGCCGTCGAGGCGACATACGGCCTTGTTGGGCCTGCCGGACTGCCACAGGACGCGGTGGCTTACTGGAACAACCTTGTCGTTGAATTGCAGCGGACCCCAGATTTCGAAAACTACTTAAAGGTGGTGAAAGGGGTCCGTCTCTACTGGAACAGCGAAGAGTTCACGGAGCGGGCCAAAGAGGCGTACACAACGCTCGGCCGCGCCATTAAAGAACTCGGGCTGTAG
- a CDS encoding Xaa-Pro peptidase family protein, translated as MSLGDTALVNRLKTLAGERLARIRRKMEAGGYDLIVVASPENVLYATGYESMGATISRRYDYAALVTRDAVLLVAPAADFAPAIDAGFTPDDIFPFGKFFFSGSTPSAHTAVRHASFAEAFDAAVQRVRARRIVAEKAHLPSGAMDILVRQAGDIADAGSWMFGIRATKLPFEVELLRYATEITQQAIDAGINAARVGMTDKEVASVVASQMALGGGLPRNVTVVGGERSALADAMSSERPLQRGDLLRFDVGCSYYGYKSDMARTAVIGEPSRLQSERYAALLEGLLVTIDAMRPGTRACDVFAAGVATVEARGLRPFRRQHIGHAIGMAVYETPVITPESEDILVAGTTFCLETPYYEPGWGGMMVEDTGILTEEGFSLFSSTDRTLRIVAD; from the coding sequence ATGTCTCTCGGTGACACGGCTTTGGTAAACCGACTGAAGACCCTCGCGGGCGAAAGGCTTGCCCGGATCCGGCGCAAGATGGAAGCTGGAGGCTACGATCTCATTGTCGTGGCCAGCCCTGAAAACGTGCTCTACGCCACCGGTTATGAAAGCATGGGAGCGACGATCAGCCGGCGGTACGACTACGCGGCACTGGTCACTCGCGATGCTGTTCTGCTTGTCGCGCCGGCGGCCGACTTCGCCCCGGCCATCGATGCCGGGTTCACTCCGGACGACATCTTCCCGTTCGGAAAATTCTTCTTCAGCGGCTCGACACCTTCGGCACATACGGCCGTCCGCCATGCGTCGTTTGCGGAGGCTTTTGACGCAGCCGTGCAGCGCGTGCGCGCCCGCAGGATCGTGGCTGAGAAGGCCCATCTTCCCAGTGGCGCAATGGACATCCTGGTCCGTCAGGCCGGGGATATCGCCGATGCCGGGTCCTGGATGTTCGGCATCCGGGCAACGAAGCTGCCCTTCGAAGTCGAGTTGCTCCGCTATGCCACTGAGATAACCCAGCAAGCGATCGATGCGGGCATCAATGCCGCGCGCGTCGGAATGACAGACAAGGAAGTCGCGTCGGTCGTGGCATCGCAGATGGCGCTCGGTGGTGGGTTGCCGCGCAATGTCACAGTGGTTGGGGGGGAGCGCAGCGCCCTCGCTGACGCAATGAGCTCTGAGCGGCCGTTGCAGCGGGGCGACCTGCTGCGGTTCGACGTTGGTTGCAGTTACTATGGCTACAAGTCGGACATGGCGCGTACGGCAGTCATCGGCGAACCCTCGCGCCTACAGAGCGAGCGCTACGCTGCCCTGCTCGAGGGGCTCCTCGTCACCATCGATGCAATGAGGCCGGGAACGCGCGCATGCGACGTGTTTGCAGCTGGCGTTGCAACGGTTGAAGCGCGCGGCTTGAGACCGTTCCGCCGTCAGCATATCGGGCATGCCATCGGGATGGCGGTCTATGAGACCCCGGTCATAACCCCTGAAAGCGAGGACATTCTTGTAGCCGGCACTACTTTTTGCCTTGAAACGCCGTATTACGAGCCGGGTTGGGGTGGGATGATGGTGGAAGACACCGGAATTCTCACCGAAGAGGGGTTCAGCTTGTTCTCCTCGACCGACAGAACGCTTCGCATAGTCGCAGACTGA
- a CDS encoding serine hydrolase domain-containing protein: MEARAIIRPDGEEDTSGVAVSIPWWSFTKTALSVALLRLWEEGRIDLDKAVEGHPFTPAHLLRHEAGLPDYGPLTAYHAAVEAGQQPWPVVSLLKAVEADRLRYAPGHGWAYSNVGYWQVSRLIERASDRPLQDALANLVFAPAELSTARLATSPEDLVNVAMGNVTDYHPGWVYHGLIVGTAMDAARLLRRLLQGRLLDSQTLSRMFEPRPLPQFRSALYPDPAYGMGIMLQASDPLKHPVGHTGSGPGSEIAVYGQGGETCAVWAASSTGIDPVAETFRTLKGARS, encoded by the coding sequence ATGGAAGCACGAGCAATCATTCGCCCTGACGGTGAGGAGGATACATCAGGTGTCGCGGTATCGATCCCTTGGTGGAGCTTCACAAAAACGGCGCTCTCGGTCGCGCTGCTGCGTCTATGGGAAGAGGGCCGGATCGACCTTGACAAGGCAGTCGAAGGGCATCCGTTCACGCCCGCTCATCTCCTCCGACATGAAGCAGGATTGCCGGACTACGGCCCGCTCACCGCTTACCATGCCGCCGTCGAAGCGGGGCAGCAGCCTTGGCCAGTTGTTAGCCTCTTAAAGGCTGTAGAAGCGGACCGCCTGCGCTATGCGCCTGGCCATGGTTGGGCGTACTCCAACGTTGGCTATTGGCAGGTTTCCAGGCTGATTGAGCGAGCGTCGGACCGACCGCTGCAGGACGCCCTTGCCAACCTTGTTTTCGCACCGGCGGAACTCTCGACGGCCCGGCTCGCCACCTCCCCGGAAGATCTCGTGAACGTTGCGATGGGTAACGTGACAGACTATCACCCTGGCTGGGTGTATCATGGGCTGATTGTAGGGACGGCGATGGACGCGGCCCGGCTTCTTCGCAGACTTCTTCAGGGCCGCTTGCTCGATAGCCAGACGCTCTCCAGAATGTTCGAACCGAGACCGCTCCCGCAGTTCCGATCCGCGCTTTATCCTGATCCTGCCTATGGTATGGGCATCATGCTGCAAGCGAGCGACCCGCTCAAGCATCCTGTCGGCCACACGGGAAGCGGTCCCGGCAGCGAGATCGCTGTCTACGGCCAGGGCGGCGAGACCTGTGCCGTCTGGGCGGCGTCATCTACCGGCATCGACCCGGTGGCGGAAACATTCCGGACCTTGAAGGGCGCCCGCTCATGA
- a CDS encoding pyridoxal-phosphate dependent enzyme has protein sequence MQIINTHLSGFKCIRCSTQYPVDDYQEGCPRCLTEAHPASVVPIYGNDLSPPFGERAGRGLARFGKWLPYTMFASLGEGDTPLVDLPRLAAQCGLEALSIKLESANPTGSHKDRMSAQFVARAKDRNAPSVIAASSGNAGCSVAAYAAAAGLPCTIVTTPAITAPWRRAIEMTGASIVYVEDSLERWDIVKRKVYEEGYLSATNYLVPPVGSDPYGVEGYKTLGYELAEDPAVSVADAIFVPTARGDLLWGIYRGLVEAVEARRLAVMPKLVAVEPFPRLERVLAGQDVRSQFPGKTLLASIGGATVTYQSWLAVARSGGTAVSVAESDVLEDQQLLARHGHYLELSAAAALTGLRKLAASPDVGPRIRRAVLIGTSHGYKEAAE, from the coding sequence ATGCAGATCATCAATACTCATCTTTCAGGCTTCAAGTGCATTCGTTGTTCGACGCAGTATCCAGTTGACGACTACCAGGAGGGTTGTCCGCGATGTCTTACGGAAGCCCACCCTGCAAGCGTGGTCCCCATCTACGGCAACGACCTGTCGCCGCCTTTTGGTGAACGGGCAGGCCGGGGATTGGCACGGTTCGGAAAGTGGCTTCCCTACACGATGTTCGCGAGCCTTGGTGAGGGCGACACCCCCCTGGTCGACCTGCCACGGCTTGCCGCCCAGTGCGGCCTTGAGGCACTTTCCATCAAGCTCGAGAGCGCCAATCCGACGGGCTCGCACAAGGATCGCATGAGCGCGCAGTTTGTCGCGCGCGCCAAAGACAGGAACGCACCATCCGTCATTGCAGCCTCGAGCGGCAACGCAGGCTGCTCGGTCGCCGCCTATGCCGCCGCTGCCGGGTTGCCCTGTACCATCGTGACGACCCCGGCCATCACCGCACCATGGCGCCGGGCAATCGAAATGACGGGTGCCAGTATCGTCTATGTCGAAGACAGTCTCGAACGCTGGGACATCGTCAAGCGCAAGGTCTACGAGGAAGGTTATCTTTCAGCGACTAATTATCTTGTGCCGCCGGTGGGCAGCGACCCCTATGGCGTCGAAGGCTACAAGACGCTCGGGTACGAACTCGCCGAAGACCCAGCTGTATCGGTTGCTGACGCGATCTTCGTTCCGACGGCGCGAGGAGACCTGCTCTGGGGCATCTATCGCGGGCTTGTGGAAGCGGTGGAGGCCAGACGGCTTGCCGTGATGCCGAAGCTTGTCGCAGTAGAGCCGTTTCCCCGCCTGGAGCGGGTCCTGGCCGGCCAGGACGTCCGTTCCCAGTTTCCGGGCAAAACGCTCCTGGCGTCGATCGGCGGCGCGACCGTCACCTACCAGTCCTGGCTGGCTGTTGCGCGCAGCGGCGGGACGGCGGTCTCGGTCGCAGAAAGCGATGTGCTTGAAGACCAGCAACTCCTCGCGCGCCACGGACACTATCTGGAGCTTTCGGCGGCAGCGGCATTGACCGGTCTGCGCAAGCTTGCGGCATCGCCAGACGTGGGTCCGCGCATTCGCAGGGCCGTGCTTATAGGCACGTCCCATGGATACAAGGAAGCGGCCGAATGA
- a CDS encoding tripartite tricarboxylate transporter permease has translation MDVITNLALGFGEAVTPLNLLIALAGCIVGTAVGVLPGLGPTATISLLLPISVYLDKTSAIILLSGIYYGAMYGGSITSILVKIPGEAASVITCIDGYQMARKGRAGAALTIAALGSFFAGIVATLGIALIGPVTAQLALAFGPIEKTSLLILGFTLVLGVGEGSRIRALAMIGLGLLMATVGVDLVSGDERFVFDVAALRDGFNIAILAMGLFGISEVLLMAEEKDADVNAVPTPRRLRDLFPNRQEARESAAPVVRGSILGFFLGLLPGGGALIASFASYMLERKLSRHPEEFGKGAVPGVAGPESANNAGAQASFVPLLCLGIPANATIGVIMGALLMAGVTPGPRLITDHPEMFWGVVASMFVGNAILVILNVPLVGLFVSLLRVPRPVMSVLILFFCVIGAYSLNNNMFDVGAMFVFGALGYGLRKSGFDVAPLLLAFVLGRLFEESLMQGLIVGHGQVLAFIASPLSAFFLAAAVLILVLPPVVAKLRRGPSELWQSGAKE, from the coding sequence ATGGACGTCATAACCAATCTCGCTCTCGGCTTTGGGGAGGCGGTGACGCCGCTCAACCTGCTCATCGCCTTGGCCGGCTGCATCGTCGGCACGGCCGTCGGCGTGCTGCCGGGGCTCGGGCCGACGGCGACCATCAGCCTGCTCCTGCCGATCTCCGTTTATCTCGACAAGACAAGCGCCATAATCCTGCTCTCCGGCATCTATTACGGTGCGATGTACGGCGGATCGATCACGTCGATCCTCGTGAAAATACCCGGCGAGGCGGCAAGCGTCATCACCTGCATCGACGGCTACCAGATGGCGCGGAAGGGGCGTGCAGGCGCGGCGCTGACGATCGCGGCGCTGGGCAGCTTCTTTGCGGGCATCGTCGCCACGCTGGGCATCGCCCTGATCGGCCCCGTGACAGCGCAACTGGCGCTTGCTTTCGGCCCCATTGAGAAGACATCGCTGCTGATACTCGGCTTCACGCTTGTGCTCGGCGTGGGGGAGGGCTCGCGCATACGCGCGCTCGCCATGATTGGTCTCGGCCTGCTGATGGCGACGGTGGGTGTCGATCTCGTCTCGGGCGACGAAAGGTTCGTCTTCGACGTTGCCGCGCTTCGTGACGGTTTCAACATAGCCATCCTGGCCATGGGCCTGTTCGGGATCAGTGAGGTCCTGCTGATGGCAGAGGAGAAGGACGCCGACGTGAACGCGGTTCCGACGCCGCGGCGCTTGCGGGACCTGTTTCCGAACCGGCAGGAAGCGCGTGAATCCGCCGCCCCCGTCGTGCGCGGCAGCATCCTCGGCTTCTTTCTGGGACTGCTGCCGGGCGGGGGCGCGCTGATAGCCAGCTTCGCCAGCTACATGTTGGAGCGCAAGCTGTCCCGCCATCCCGAGGAGTTCGGAAAAGGCGCGGTCCCCGGAGTGGCCGGTCCGGAATCGGCGAACAATGCCGGTGCGCAGGCAAGCTTCGTTCCGCTTCTGTGCTTGGGCATTCCCGCCAACGCCACCATTGGCGTCATCATGGGCGCGCTTCTCATGGCCGGCGTCACGCCCGGTCCGCGGCTGATAACCGACCATCCCGAGATGTTTTGGGGCGTGGTTGCCAGCATGTTCGTCGGAAATGCTATTCTCGTCATTCTCAACGTGCCACTTGTCGGCCTTTTCGTGTCGCTGCTGCGGGTACCTCGGCCGGTCATGTCGGTGCTGATCCTGTTCTTCTGCGTGATCGGTGCGTATAGCCTCAACAACAACATGTTCGACGTCGGAGCCATGTTCGTATTCGGTGCGCTCGGCTACGGGTTGCGCAAGTCGGGATTCGACGTGGCGCCGCTATTATTGGCTTTCGTGCTTGGGCGCCTATTCGAGGAAAGCCTGATGCAGGGCCTCATCGTCGGACATGGGCAGGTCCTTGCCTTCATCGCGAGCCCCCTCAGCGCTTTTTTTCTCGCCGCCGCCGTGCTGATCCTCGTCCTTCCGCCCGTCGTCGCAAAACTGCGCCGCGGTCCGTCGGAGCTGTGGCAATCAGGCGCAAAAGAGTAA
- a CDS encoding IclR family transcriptional regulator produces the protein MVEKAKSAAGSQSLQRGLEILEILDKSTTPLGVREIARQLGLNATIVQRLINTLAQYSFVMQDGETRRYSIGYRAFGLGWSLTKKDRLISVVKPELDQLASRHLLNGYLGVLRGARAVYILSTQSEGPIVIRSVPGSETYLHSTALGKVLLAGLPDEEAFHLLTQEALVQVTPKTKTNAADLMEELRDIRTKGYAMVHSENIQGVISIGAPIRDASDKTVAALSIAFAEWSAPEFDVAQIIGLVKETARRISRSIGNHSEMA, from the coding sequence ATGGTGGAGAAGGCGAAATCGGCGGCGGGAAGCCAATCGCTCCAGCGCGGGCTGGAGATACTGGAGATCCTCGATAAATCGACGACGCCTCTCGGCGTGCGTGAAATTGCGCGACAGCTCGGCCTGAACGCCACGATCGTGCAGCGTCTCATCAATACCCTCGCGCAATACAGCTTCGTGATGCAGGATGGCGAGACCCGGCGTTACTCCATCGGGTACAGGGCCTTCGGCCTCGGCTGGAGCCTAACCAAGAAGGATCGGCTCATCTCGGTCGTCAAACCCGAACTGGACCAGCTCGCGTCACGCCATCTGCTGAACGGATATCTCGGGGTGCTGCGCGGCGCACGCGCGGTCTATATTCTGTCCACCCAGAGCGAAGGGCCGATTGTCATCCGCAGCGTCCCGGGTTCAGAAACCTATCTCCACAGCACGGCGCTGGGGAAAGTCCTGCTTGCGGGACTGCCCGACGAGGAGGCTTTCCATCTTCTGACGCAAGAAGCCTTGGTGCAGGTGACGCCCAAGACGAAAACGAATGCTGCAGACCTGATGGAGGAATTAAGGGATATCCGCACCAAGGGTTATGCAATGGTTCACAGCGAGAACATCCAGGGCGTCATATCGATCGGTGCGCCGATCCGCGATGCCTCGGATAAAACCGTTGCGGCGCTGAGCATCGCATTCGCCGAATGGTCGGCGCCAGAATTCGACGTCGCTCAGATCATTGGCTTGGTGAAGGAAACTGCTCGGAGAATTTCCCGATCGATCGGCAATCATTCCGAGATGGCGTGA
- a CDS encoding tripartite tricarboxylate transporter TctB family protein yields MAGLVVLIVASAGAMIYSLLRYDIWSFGMPASGLMPVVGCAIVLGACLWVAVAESPHATTKVSRPSLVYFAGFAALLPIAALIGLLPALFIVAVALLRFVEGLPLPRAAAIAAAIGLGSWVVFQELLGVPLPHGSIWSALWTS; encoded by the coding sequence ATGGCAGGTCTTGTCGTCTTGATTGTCGCCTCTGCCGGCGCGATGATCTATTCTCTTTTGCGCTACGACATCTGGTCTTTCGGCATGCCCGCATCCGGGCTGATGCCGGTAGTGGGCTGCGCCATCGTGCTGGGCGCCTGCCTTTGGGTGGCGGTCGCGGAAAGTCCCCATGCCACGACGAAGGTCTCCCGCCCATCGCTCGTCTATTTCGCCGGTTTTGCCGCGCTGTTGCCGATAGCCGCTCTCATTGGTCTCCTGCCGGCGTTGTTCATCGTGGCGGTCGCGCTTTTGCGGTTCGTCGAAGGGCTGCCTCTGCCGCGAGCCGCGGCGATCGCCGCGGCGATCGGCCTCGGTAGCTGGGTTGTCTTCCAGGAATTGCTGGGAGTGCCGCTTCCCCACGGCTCGATCTGGAGCGCCCTATGGACGTCATAA